The following is a genomic window from Solanum lycopersicum chromosome 6, SLM_r2.1.
GaattataaattgaaattattttgtaataagtgaattattaattaataaataatgtagTTGAGATGGGATGATGGAGGATTTTTGAAGATAAATGGAACTCAATATCGACTTAAACAAGTTCATTGGCATACACCTTCTGAACATACTATCAATGGAAAAAGGTATATTtcataaagtatatatatatatatatatatacactgatggcgtaaataatttttatttagaattatcTGTATATATCAAATGTAGGTTCGATATGGAAGGTCATTTGGTACATGAAACGAATGATGGGAAGAATATAGCTGTCATTGGAATCCTTTACGAGATTGGATTATTTCCTGATCTCTTCCTAACTATGGTAAACACAAATTCATTTGTTACTTTATCagtataatttaattgattttaaatttttgatattattatttttacctgTAATTATCACAGATAGAGAAGGATTTAGAAGCTCTTAGACTTGCAGATCAAAAAGCCATTGGAATTAATCATCCAaatctaataaaaatagatgaaaaaagaTATTACAGGTATATGGGCTCCTTAACTGTACCGCCTTGCACTGAAAATGTTATTTGGACTATTGACGGAAAGGTAAATTAAACCtgacttatttattattatcacaatttaatataattacttACTTAcattaaattatgttatttaaagaaaaatattatttcacagACTAAAACTGTAACCAGACGACAAATTCAACTGCTCCGAGATGTTGTTCATGATGTGAGTTGCtaacacaaaattttaattatatttcgaAAACCTGTttgattatatgtttgtatttatttttcatttcgaatttaatataaaatactattttaaattaaatattactcAATTTATATGTCCAAGCGTATAATAAAGTTATCATGATAGATTTTTTAACCCCTAAAAAATATCtctcttatatataaaataaaaagcttTTATTATCAATAGCTTTTGTTCACAATTTGTGTGATTTTGTGACTCAAAAAAAGGGTGTTTCTTCAATTGAAAACTCAAGAATTTTACCAATtgcaatattttaaaaacaaaaatctacttataaattataacttAAAAGATGATatgttcttaattttttttttctcctcaaTTTTATCTCAGGGATTTGAATACAATGCCAGGCCAATTCAACAATTAAATGGACGTACTATCAAATTCAACAAACCTTGGCTTTTTGCTTAATTTAGGGAGTGTTTAATAACCTTCATCTATTATTAATAAATCGGTAGGGATCTTGTCAAATCCTCCTTTATTAGTAGtaagtttattttaagaaaataaataaagctgTTATATTGTCTATTGTACTATTGGTACACGATGATAATAACGGTGTTTAGAACTAGGAATAAACATGATTTTATGTTACAAATAATTGTATCATAAGTATCTCATTGTATCAATTGTATCAGTAATAAGGAGTAATATGTTGTGTGTATGTTATGTACGTGTGTAGGCAAGTTAATTTGTTGGTGCGTCATTGTGAAATTAATTAGCAAAATACATCAACAACTTtggaaaaaattagaaaaatatttatcaaccTTTTTTTAAGCAATGTTATTAGATTCCTTCAATAGActtaatttaacaaaaatatggAATGGATGCAAAAGAAATCATTTATTAGAATTCCTTTAatagagtttaattttaacaaaatatggATGGATGCAAAAAACCAGAACCATTTATTAGAATTCCTTTAATAGacttaattttacaaaaaatatggAATGGATGCAAAAGACCAGAATCATTTATTAGAATTCCTTTAATAAACTTAAAATCATGCCTTTATCCATTATCATAActaaattgtttaatttttgaatttcaaatagtatcacataaattaaaataaaaaattgtttaatttttaaattttaaacagtaccacataaattgagacagaaaAGGCAATATTTCATCACTTATATCCAAAATGGGAAATATACATTCATGTGAGATATAAAAGGAGAATTcattatcatcaattcaataatattccaaTTTTCAACCAACAATTAAAAACAGAGAAGATCAGTAAAAAAAACTTATCTTTTATCAGCTTCATATTACGttacctcccccccccccccccaaaaaaaaaataaggatcTATAAATTTACTAAGTTTCCTCATCAACTCacaaaatatttcaacaattgaaaatataatagaatatggcaaaaataatcaaaatcttgttcttttcttttcttttcctttcaagTGCATTTCTCACAATATCTCTAGAAGTTGGTACGttaaacttattaattaaacaaattttaGCTTTAGtagtgtaatttttattttctttactgTTAGTGTACATAATTATAAGTTTCTTAATAATATCTGAATAATTGTAGATCAAATGAATGATGAGTTTAGTTACGATCAAAACGCAAAGAATGGACCATCTAAATGGGGGGAAATCTCGAGTTACTGCAATGGAAATTTACAGTCTCCAATTGATTTTGATAACAAAGTGGTTGAAGTTGTATCAAATTTAggaattcttcaaaaatactaCAAACCATCCAATGCCACTCTTGTGAATAGAGGACATAATATCATGGTACGTAAGCAAATTGTATCATTATagtatatagtaatatatattgTGGACAAATATATTCACtcatattgaaataaatttttgtgttataatttatattttctaaatatttacaaaatgcAGTTGAGATGGGATGGTGATTCAGGATACTTGAAGATAAATGAAACTCAATATCAACTTCAACAAATTCATTGGCATACACCTTCCGAACATAGTATCAATGGGAAAAggtatgttatattatatatacttatTGCGATCAAAGATAGAGTcgtgatttaaaatttatgagattcaggattttactctttttaagttattaaatgCTAAATTTACTTGATTCATAGTATGAGGATTAAATTAACTAATGTTCGATTTTAGACATAGACTcattaattttgaaagaaaactgATATATTTAGAAActacacaaaattaaagaaaaaaatataaatcataataattaacaattttaattatttgaaaacaagAATGAAGTTGTtcgatatattaaaaataaatgaacgtACGCAAAGAGAAAAAATGTCATTGTTTACACACACATCTACATAATCTCAAGTCTCaaccaagttttttttttttttgtgaataaatataattcaggtatgatatggaggctcaTTTGGTACATATGAGCAGTGATAGAAAAACTGCTGTCATTGGAATCCTCTACGAAATTGGATCATTGCCTGATGATCTCCTAACCATagt
Proteins encoded in this region:
- the LOC101259260 gene encoding bifunctional monodehydroascorbate reductase and carbonic anhydrase nectarin-3-like, with translation MNTATITKMLFVSFAFLSSAFLARSGEVDDESEFSYDENAENGPANWSNIHPNWIKCKTGKMQSPIDFANNKIENVSNLGILQKLYKPSNATLLNRGHDIMLRWDDGGFLKINGTQYRLKQVHWHTPSEHTINGKRFDMEGHLVHETNDGKNIAVIGILYEIGLFPDLFLTMIEKDLEALRLADQKAIGINHPNLIKIDEKRYYRYMGSLTVPPCTENVIWTIDGKTKTVTRRQIQLLRDVVHDGFEYNARPIQQLNGRTIKFNKPWLFA
- the LOC101258967 gene encoding bifunctional monodehydroascorbate reductase and carbonic anhydrase nectarin-3-like, with amino-acid sequence MNDEFSYDQNAKNGPSKWGEISSYCNGNLQSPIDFDNKVVEVVSNLGILQKYYKPSNATLVNRGHNIMLRWDGDSGYLKINETQYQLQQIHWHTPSEHSINGKRYDMEAHLVHMSSDRKTAVIGILYEIGSLPDDLLTILEGDLKAVADKRGAEKGMGIIDPNIIKLDDNIYYRYIGSLTTPPCTEGLVWTIDGKVNSVTARQIKLLQDAAVNGFEFNARPVQLLNGRSIKFNKPN